One genomic window of Streptomyces sp. WP-1 includes the following:
- a CDS encoding Lrp/AsnC family transcriptional regulator, protein MDAVDRQLIQALRENGRASYAELGRLVGLSGPSVTDRINRLEAAGVITGYRATVDSASLGLGVTALIGISLSDAADHEDVAQRLRDLQEIEDCWFIAGDDSFMLKARAADVDGLERIIRRLSGTKGVSRTRTTIVLSTKWENRVGELPEEV, encoded by the coding sequence ATGGACGCGGTGGACAGGCAGCTCATCCAGGCCCTGAGGGAGAACGGCCGGGCCTCCTACGCGGAGCTGGGGCGCCTCGTCGGACTGTCGGGACCCAGCGTCACCGACCGCATCAACCGGCTGGAGGCGGCCGGGGTCATCACCGGTTACCGCGCCACGGTCGACTCGGCCTCTCTCGGTCTCGGCGTCACCGCCCTGATCGGCATCTCGCTCTCCGACGCGGCCGACCACGAGGACGTGGCGCAGCGGCTGCGGGACCTCCAGGAGATCGAGGACTGCTGGTTCATCGCCGGTGACGACTCCTTCATGCTCAAGGCGCGCGCGGCCGATGTGGACGGCCTGGAGCGGATCATCCGGCGGCTCAGCGGGACGAAGGGCGTGTCGCGGACCCGTACCACCATCGTGCTGTCCACGAAGTGGGAGAACCGGGTCGGGGAGCTGCCCGAAGAGGTCTAG
- a CDS encoding UbiX family flavin prenyltransferase: MPWIVGVSGASGTPYAAAVLRALLAAGEAVDLVVSRASRLTLLDETGISFRDAHWQDDLREWLARGADGKPGTFAADVSGVRYWNAGDLAAGPSSGSYPAKGMLIVPASTACVAGVALGLSKDLLQRTASVTLKERRTLVVAVRETPLNGQTLRHLVALDDAGAAVVPASPAFYAGATHIQDLVDFVAGRVLDAAGVEHGLYRRWRGELGGGAAQP, encoded by the coding sequence GTGCCTTGGATCGTGGGGGTGTCCGGTGCTTCCGGGACGCCGTATGCGGCTGCCGTGCTGCGGGCGCTGCTGGCGGCGGGGGAGGCGGTCGACCTGGTGGTCAGCCGGGCCTCCCGGCTGACGCTGCTGGACGAGACGGGGATCTCGTTCCGGGACGCCCACTGGCAGGACGACCTGCGGGAATGGCTGGCCCGTGGGGCCGACGGAAAGCCCGGGACCTTCGCGGCGGATGTCAGCGGGGTGCGGTACTGGAACGCGGGCGATCTCGCGGCGGGCCCGTCCTCGGGGTCGTACCCGGCGAAGGGCATGCTGATCGTGCCGGCCTCCACGGCCTGTGTGGCGGGGGTCGCGCTGGGCCTGTCCAAGGATCTGCTCCAGCGCACGGCGAGCGTGACACTGAAGGAACGCCGCACCCTCGTCGTCGCCGTACGGGAGACCCCGCTGAACGGCCAGACCCTGCGGCATCTCGTCGCCCTGGACGACGCCGGCGCCGCGGTCGTCCCCGCCTCGCCCGCCTTCTACGCGGGTGCCACGCACATCCAGGATCTGGTGGACTTCGTCGCCGGGCGGGTGCTGGACGCGGCGGGCGTCGAGCACGGGCTGTACCGGCGCTGGCGGGGCGAACTGGGCGGTGGCGCGGCTCAGCCGTGA